One Falsibacillus pallidus DNA segment encodes these proteins:
- a CDS encoding sensor histidine kinase, whose amino-acid sequence MIRKYIWERKSWLLFVIAMELLFIFVAVLDEAIPLSPILYMVFLSSLLFIIFVVIRYQREVKFYQKLQEWDNNLNVTDLDYPVAPFEKIVAESLSKQADLLKESSSDIRTAMEQEKDDLLSWIHEVKTPLTAMHLIIERMEDKMLKSQLKYEWLRIHLLLDQQLHQKRITFIENDLYIEKVDLESILFGEFKTLQSWCIQKGIGFDLDLVEAEVLSDAKWLAFILRQLLTNAVKYSEASEIMIKSRMENERTILSIQDFGRGIEAKDLPRIFERGFTSTVDHHDNASTGMGLYLAKKAAGPLLIDIQAGSIRGEGTTFSLVFPRKNDFVGIMEGI is encoded by the coding sequence GGATGAAGCGATCCCTCTTTCTCCAATTTTGTATATGGTCTTCCTCTCTTCACTCTTGTTTATCATCTTTGTCGTCATTCGCTATCAGAGGGAAGTTAAGTTTTATCAAAAGCTTCAGGAATGGGACAACAATTTGAATGTAACCGATTTGGACTATCCAGTAGCACCCTTTGAAAAAATCGTGGCAGAGAGTCTTTCTAAACAAGCAGATTTATTAAAGGAGTCTTCATCTGATATCCGTACAGCGATGGAACAGGAAAAAGACGACTTGCTTTCCTGGATTCATGAGGTCAAAACCCCATTAACTGCGATGCACCTCATCATTGAACGAATGGAAGACAAAATGCTGAAATCCCAGTTGAAATATGAGTGGCTTAGAATCCACCTCCTGCTTGATCAGCAGCTTCATCAAAAAAGGATTACATTCATTGAAAATGACCTTTATATTGAAAAAGTTGATTTGGAATCGATTCTATTCGGTGAATTCAAAACGCTGCAATCCTGGTGCATCCAAAAGGGAATCGGATTTGACCTCGATTTAGTTGAAGCAGAAGTCCTTAGTGATGCCAAATGGCTTGCCTTCATCCTTCGCCAGCTGCTGACAAATGCCGTAAAATACAGCGAGGCTTCTGAAATTATGATTAAGAGCAGGATGGAAAACGAACGGACTATTTTAAGTATTCAAGATTTTGGGCGAGGCATCGAAGCAAAAGATTTGCCGCGTATTTTTGAAAGAGGCTTCACCTCAACTGTGGACCACCATGATAATGCATCGACCGGCATGGGACTATATTTGGCCAAGAAAGCTGCTGGACCATTGCTGATTGATATACAGGCAGGCTCGATTCGCGGGGAAGGCACAACCTTCTCCCTCGTATTCCCGCGGAAGAATGACTTTGTAGGAATCATGGAAGGCATCTGA